The proteins below are encoded in one region of Ornithinimicrobium avium:
- the pyk gene encoding pyruvate kinase — translation MRRAKIVCTLGPVTSSAEQIRALVRAGMDVARLNLSHGSHEEHYERYMKVREAGDSSGHAVAILADLQGPKIRTGTFAGGPVTLATGDRFTITTRDVPGDRDCVSTTYGGLAGDVHPGDDLLIDDGKVLLRAVEVTATDVVTEVVIGGEVSNHKGINLPGTPVSVPAMSEKDEEDLRWAVRTGVDFVALSFVRSASDYDGVRRIMEEEGRILPVIAKIEKPQAVADLEEIVEAFDGVMVARGDLGVELPLEQVPLVQKDAIQLCRERAKPVIVATQVLESMVDNPRPTRAEASDCANAVLDGADAIMLSGETSVGAWPIKAVETMSDIIRSTEDHGLHRIAPILTTPRTTGGAVTRAAISIADALETVKFLVTFSKSGDTTTRMARMRPAVPMLAFTTEQSTRSRLALTWGVETFLVPFVWHTDQMVMQVEEALLREGRCEPGDLVVIVAGSPPGVSGTTNALRLHRVGDAVLGRARAYQDDPLA, via the coding sequence ATGCGTCGCGCCAAGATCGTCTGCACCCTGGGTCCTGTCACCAGCTCCGCCGAGCAGATCCGGGCGCTCGTCCGGGCCGGTATGGACGTGGCGCGGCTCAACCTCTCGCACGGCTCCCACGAGGAGCACTACGAGCGCTACATGAAGGTCCGTGAGGCGGGCGACTCCTCGGGGCACGCCGTCGCGATCCTGGCCGACCTGCAGGGCCCGAAGATCCGCACCGGCACGTTCGCCGGCGGACCGGTCACGCTCGCCACCGGCGACCGGTTCACGATCACCACCCGCGACGTCCCCGGCGACCGCGACTGCGTCTCCACGACCTACGGCGGGCTGGCCGGCGACGTGCACCCCGGCGACGACCTGCTCATCGACGACGGCAAGGTGCTGCTGCGCGCGGTGGAGGTCACCGCCACCGACGTCGTCACCGAGGTGGTCATCGGCGGCGAGGTCTCCAACCACAAGGGGATCAACCTGCCCGGCACGCCGGTGAGCGTCCCGGCGATGTCGGAGAAGGACGAGGAGGACCTGCGCTGGGCCGTGCGCACCGGCGTCGACTTCGTGGCGCTCTCCTTCGTCCGGTCCGCCTCCGACTACGACGGCGTGCGGCGCATCATGGAGGAGGAGGGCCGCATCCTGCCGGTCATCGCCAAGATCGAGAAGCCGCAGGCGGTGGCCGACCTGGAGGAGATCGTCGAGGCCTTCGACGGGGTGATGGTCGCGCGCGGCGACCTGGGCGTCGAGCTGCCGCTCGAGCAGGTGCCGCTGGTGCAGAAGGACGCCATCCAGCTGTGCCGGGAGCGGGCCAAGCCGGTCATCGTCGCCACCCAGGTCCTGGAGTCGATGGTGGACAACCCGCGCCCGACCCGGGCCGAGGCCAGCGACTGCGCCAACGCCGTCCTCGACGGCGCCGACGCGATCATGCTCTCGGGGGAGACCTCGGTCGGTGCCTGGCCGATCAAGGCCGTGGAGACCATGTCCGACATCATCCGCAGCACCGAGGACCACGGGCTGCACCGGATCGCCCCGATCCTCACCACGCCTCGGACCACCGGCGGTGCGGTCACCCGAGCGGCGATCAGCATCGCCGACGCCCTGGAGACGGTGAAGTTCCTCGTCACCTTCTCCAAGAGCGGCGACACCACGACCCGGATGGCGCGGATGCGGCCGGCGGTGCCGATGCTCGCCTTCACCACCGAGCAGTCCACCCGGTCCCGGCTGGCCCTGACCTGGGGGGTGGAGACCTTCCTGGTGCCCTTCGTGTGGCACACCGACCAGATGGTGATGCAGGTCGAGGAGGCGCTCCTGCGCGAGGGGCGGTGCGAGCCCGGCGACCTGGTCGTCATCGTCGCAGGGTCGCCCCCCGGCGTCTCGGGCACCACCAACGCGCTGCGGCTGCACCGCGTGGGCGACGCGGTCCTCGGCCGGGCGCGGGCCTACCAGGACGACCCGCTGGCCTGA
- a CDS encoding ANTAR domain-containing response regulator translates to MRILLAEDEALIRMDLAEMLTEAGHEIVGQAADGEQAVALARETEPDLVVMDIKMPGIDGISAAEQIGKEGLAPVVMLTAFSDKNLVERARDAGVMSYVVKPFSAVDVLPAIDIARARWAERKALESEVADLGERFETRKRVDRAKGLLMTQLKLSEAEAFRWIQKAAMDRRLSMREVADAVIAGMPAKK, encoded by the coding sequence CTGCGGATCCTGCTCGCCGAGGACGAGGCGCTCATCCGGATGGACCTGGCCGAGATGCTCACCGAGGCCGGCCACGAGATCGTGGGGCAGGCCGCCGACGGCGAGCAGGCGGTGGCCCTGGCCAGGGAGACCGAGCCGGACCTGGTCGTCATGGACATCAAGATGCCCGGTATCGACGGGATCTCCGCCGCCGAGCAGATCGGCAAGGAGGGCCTCGCCCCGGTCGTCATGCTCACGGCCTTCAGCGACAAGAACCTGGTCGAGCGTGCCCGGGACGCGGGCGTGATGTCCTACGTCGTCAAGCCGTTCAGCGCCGTCGACGTGCTGCCGGCCATCGACATCGCCCGGGCCCGCTGGGCCGAGCGCAAGGCGCTGGAGTCCGAGGTGGCCGACCTGGGCGAGCGGTTCGAGACCCGCAAGCGCGTCGACCGTGCCAAAGGTCTGCTGATGACCCAGCTCAAGCTCAGCGAGGCCGAGGCGTTCCGCTGGATCCAGAAGGCGGCCATGGACCGCCGTCTGTCGATGCGCGAGGTCGCCGACGCCGTCATCGCGGGGATGCCCGCCAAGAAGTGA
- the polA gene encoding DNA polymerase I, with product MSRLLLLDGHSLAYRAFFALPVENFSTSTGQSTNAVYGFTSMLINLLRDEAPTHLAVAFDVSRQTFRTEQYAEYKAGRAATPDEFRGQVDLIKEVLDALRIQHVELDGYEADDVIATLTGQGRELGMEVLICSGDRDTLQLVDEGTTVLYPVRGVSELSRMTPEAVQTKYGVRPERYSDLAAMVGESSDNLPGVPGVGPKTAAKWLGLHGDLSGIVDNAPQLSGKAGQSLRDHLEQVLRNRRLNQLVADVQLPVGLDELAVRGWDREEVHRVFDGLEFRVLRERLFATLESAETEAEEGIEVEGTVLGAGELEPWLGANAAAGTRVAVVVHAAARTEAGPGEATAVALAGAEQAGYVDLLDLGEEDERALAAFLADEACTKVLHDAKGQVRSLEQRGLGLEGVVSDTALAAYLVRPDQRSYDLADLALRYLHRELRLDEDPGAQGQLELSFGGDDAGGAAAARSAMVHARAVHDLSLALDEELADEEEQKLLRDVELPLVGVLRRMEQAGIAVDLPGLERLEAEFADAMTQAQQDAWEAIGDDTINLGSPKQLQTVLFDTLALPKTRRTKTGYTTDADALAGLYAQTEHPFLEALLRHRDKTRLRVTAEGLIKSVADDQRIHTTYQQTIAATGRLSSTEPNLQNIPIRTEEGRRIREIFVVGTDPGGGSFESLMSADYSQIEMRIMAHLSQDAGLIEAFRTGEDLHRFVGSRVFGVEPDEVTLQMRAKVKAMSYGLAYGLSAFGLSKQLGILTAEAKGLMEEYFERFGGVRDYLRDVVAEARRTGFTETILGRRRHLPDLTSDNRQRREMAERMALNAPIQGSAADLIKVAMLGTERALREAGVRSRMLLQVHDELVLEVAPGEREQVEEIVRAQMGAAADLDVPLDVSVGVGRSWHDAAH from the coding sequence GTGAGTCGACTGCTGCTGCTGGACGGACACTCGTTGGCCTACCGCGCGTTCTTCGCGCTGCCGGTGGAGAATTTCTCCACCTCGACCGGGCAGAGCACCAACGCCGTGTACGGCTTCACCTCCATGCTCATCAACCTGCTGCGCGACGAGGCGCCCACGCACCTGGCGGTGGCCTTCGACGTCTCGAGGCAGACCTTCCGCACCGAGCAGTACGCCGAGTACAAGGCGGGCCGGGCCGCGACGCCGGACGAGTTCCGCGGTCAGGTCGACCTGATCAAGGAGGTCCTCGACGCCCTGCGCATCCAGCACGTGGAGCTGGACGGCTACGAGGCGGACGACGTGATCGCCACCCTCACCGGCCAGGGCCGCGAGCTGGGTATGGAGGTGCTCATCTGCTCCGGCGACCGCGACACCCTGCAGCTGGTCGACGAGGGCACCACGGTGCTCTACCCGGTCCGCGGCGTCTCCGAGCTGTCCCGGATGACACCGGAGGCGGTGCAGACCAAGTACGGTGTGCGGCCGGAGCGCTACAGCGACCTGGCGGCCATGGTGGGGGAGTCGTCGGACAACCTGCCGGGCGTTCCGGGAGTGGGTCCCAAGACGGCCGCCAAGTGGCTCGGGCTGCACGGCGACCTCTCCGGGATCGTCGACAACGCCCCGCAGCTGAGCGGAAAGGCCGGCCAGTCGCTGCGGGACCACCTGGAGCAGGTCCTGCGCAACCGCCGGCTCAACCAGCTGGTCGCCGACGTGCAGCTGCCCGTGGGTCTGGACGAGCTGGCGGTGCGCGGCTGGGACCGCGAGGAGGTGCACCGGGTCTTCGACGGCCTCGAGTTCCGGGTGCTGCGCGAGCGTCTCTTCGCCACGCTGGAGTCCGCGGAGACGGAGGCGGAGGAGGGCATCGAGGTCGAGGGCACCGTCCTGGGGGCGGGGGAGCTCGAGCCGTGGCTCGGGGCGAACGCCGCAGCGGGGACGCGCGTGGCCGTGGTCGTGCACGCGGCGGCGCGCACCGAGGCCGGCCCGGGGGAGGCGACGGCGGTCGCGCTGGCCGGCGCCGAGCAGGCCGGCTACGTCGACCTGCTGGACCTCGGCGAGGAGGACGAGCGCGCGCTGGCCGCCTTCCTGGCCGACGAGGCGTGCACCAAGGTCCTCCACGACGCGAAGGGGCAGGTCCGTTCCCTGGAGCAGCGCGGGCTGGGTCTGGAGGGCGTCGTCAGCGACACGGCGCTGGCCGCCTACCTGGTCCGCCCGGACCAGCGCTCCTACGACCTGGCCGATCTGGCGCTGCGCTACCTGCACCGCGAGCTGCGGCTGGACGAGGACCCGGGGGCCCAGGGCCAGCTCGAGCTGTCCTTCGGGGGCGACGACGCGGGAGGGGCCGCCGCGGCCCGCTCGGCCATGGTGCACGCCCGAGCCGTGCACGACCTGTCCCTCGCCCTGGACGAGGAGCTCGCCGACGAGGAGGAGCAGAAGCTGCTGCGCGACGTCGAGCTCCCCCTGGTCGGGGTGCTGCGCCGGATGGAGCAGGCCGGCATCGCCGTCGACCTGCCGGGTCTGGAGCGCCTCGAGGCGGAGTTCGCCGACGCGATGACGCAGGCCCAGCAGGACGCCTGGGAGGCCATCGGCGACGACACGATCAACCTCGGGTCGCCCAAGCAGCTGCAGACGGTCCTCTTCGACACGCTCGCGCTGCCCAAGACGCGGCGGACCAAGACCGGCTACACGACGGACGCCGACGCCCTGGCCGGGCTCTACGCCCAGACCGAGCACCCGTTCCTCGAGGCGCTGCTGCGGCACCGGGACAAGACCCGGCTGCGGGTGACCGCGGAGGGCCTGATCAAGTCGGTCGCCGACGACCAGCGCATCCACACCACCTACCAGCAGACGATCGCGGCCACCGGCCGCCTCAGCTCGACCGAGCCGAACCTGCAGAACATCCCTATCCGGACCGAGGAGGGGCGCCGGATCCGGGAGATCTTCGTGGTGGGGACCGACCCGGGCGGCGGCTCCTTCGAGTCGCTGATGTCGGCCGACTACAGCCAGATCGAGATGCGGATCATGGCGCACCTGTCCCAGGACGCCGGGCTCATCGAAGCCTTCCGCACCGGCGAGGACCTGCACCGCTTCGTCGGCTCTCGCGTCTTCGGCGTGGAGCCCGACGAGGTCACCCTGCAGATGCGGGCCAAGGTCAAGGCGATGAGCTACGGCCTGGCCTACGGGCTGTCCGCGTTCGGGCTGTCCAAGCAGCTCGGCATCTTGACCGCCGAGGCCAAGGGCCTGATGGAGGAGTACTTCGAGCGGTTCGGCGGCGTGCGGGACTACCTGCGCGACGTCGTCGCCGAGGCGCGCCGCACCGGCTTCACCGAGACGATCCTGGGGCGGCGGCGGCACCTTCCCGACCTGACCAGCGACAACCGGCAGCGGCGGGAGATGGCCGAACGGATGGCCCTCAACGCTCCGATCCAGGGCTCGGCCGCGGACCTGATCAAGGTGGCGATGCTCGGGACCGAACGGGCCCTGCGCGAGGCCGGCGTGCGCTCGCGCATGCTGCTGCAGGTGCACGACGAGCTGGTCCTGGAGGTCGCGCCGGGGGAGCGCGAGCAGGTCGAGGAGATCGTCCGTGCGCAGATGGGTGCCGCAGCCGACCTGGACGTGCCGCTCGACGTCAGCGTCGGCGTGGGTCGCAGCTGGCACGACGCCGCGCACTAG
- a CDS encoding ABC transporter ATP-binding protein, with the protein MNDDARSEDSATTGGTPLLSSVELVSGYLPEVNILNGCNVHVDRGELVGIIGPNGAGKSTLIKTMFGLVPVSSGQVLLEDRDITGRAAHLLVADGLGYVPQNNNVFPSLTISENMEMGMYVRPKEFESRFRAVAELFPLLADRRAQRAGSLSGGERQVVAMGRALMTDPMVLFLDEPSAGLSPLMQDVVFEAVSKINDSGVSILMVEQNARQCLDISDRAYVLDQGRDAYTGTGEELASDPKVIELYLGTLARIDD; encoded by the coding sequence ATGAACGACGACGCGCGCAGCGAGGACTCCGCGACCACGGGCGGCACGCCGCTGCTGAGCTCGGTGGAGCTGGTCTCGGGCTACCTGCCTGAGGTCAACATCCTCAACGGTTGCAACGTCCACGTCGACCGCGGCGAGCTGGTGGGGATCATCGGGCCCAACGGAGCGGGCAAGTCCACGCTTATCAAGACGATGTTCGGGCTGGTTCCCGTCAGTTCCGGCCAGGTCCTGCTCGAGGACCGTGACATCACCGGCCGCGCGGCCCACCTGCTCGTGGCCGACGGTCTGGGCTATGTCCCGCAGAACAACAACGTCTTCCCCTCGCTCACGATCAGCGAGAACATGGAGATGGGGATGTACGTCCGCCCCAAGGAGTTCGAGAGCCGGTTCCGGGCCGTGGCCGAGCTGTTCCCGCTGCTCGCCGACCGGCGTGCGCAGCGGGCCGGCTCGTTGTCCGGCGGCGAGCGCCAGGTGGTGGCGATGGGCCGTGCCCTGATGACCGACCCGATGGTGCTCTTCCTCGACGAGCCCTCGGCCGGCCTGTCGCCCCTGATGCAGGACGTGGTCTTCGAGGCGGTCTCCAAGATCAACGACTCGGGCGTCTCCATCCTCATGGTGGAGCAGAACGCGCGGCAGTGCCTGGACATCTCCGACCGGGCCTACGTGCTGGACCAGGGCCGCGACGCCTACACGGGCACCGGCGAGGAGCTGGCGAGCGACCCGAAGGTCATCGAGCTCTACCTGGGCACCCTCGCGCGCATCGACGACTGA
- a CDS encoding hotdog fold thioesterase, with protein MTDSTQPLPPLPLGMTPELLAGTLVGRMGMEILEVGVERTVARMPVEGNTQPYGLLHGGASAALAETLGSIASALHAGEGRIAVGLDLSATHHRAVREGWVIGVATPLSLGRSVASYEIVVSDDDGRRVCTARLTCLLRDRPPGA; from the coding sequence ATGACCGACAGCACCCAGCCCCTCCCCCCGCTCCCCCTCGGCATGACACCCGAGCTGCTCGCGGGGACGCTCGTCGGACGGATGGGTATGGAGATCCTCGAGGTCGGCGTCGAGCGCACCGTGGCCAGGATGCCGGTCGAGGGGAACACCCAGCCCTACGGCCTGCTGCACGGCGGCGCCTCGGCGGCGCTGGCCGAGACCCTCGGCTCCATCGCCTCGGCGCTGCACGCCGGAGAGGGTCGCATCGCCGTCGGGCTCGACCTCAGCGCCACCCACCACCGAGCCGTGCGCGAGGGCTGGGTGATCGGGGTGGCCACGCCCCTGTCACTGGGCAGGTCGGTGGCCAGCTACGAGATCGTGGTCAGCGACGACGACGGCCGCCGGGTGTGCACCGCCCGGCTGACCTGCCTGCTGCGGGACCGCCCTCCGGGCGCGTGA
- a CDS encoding ABC transporter ATP-binding protein: protein MSADHARSEPAHEDLMSQREELIDAEQELKHQGPSAGALRAAEALRDVAAVPGVAKPDPILVADGVVRQFGGLTAVDVDHLEVQRGTITALIGPNGAGKSTFFNLVSGFDTPTSGTWSFDGKDVSGWAAYRIARLGMVRTFQLTKALMRLTTLENVMLGATDQAGESLWRAPLRFLWAGQERENRARAEVLLERFRLTHMRDEFAGTMSGGQRKLLEMARAMMVDPSLLMLDEPMAGVNPALTQSLLGHIQALRDDGVSIVLVEHDMDVIMSISDWVVCFAEGKVIAEGRPDDIRRDRAVIDAYLGTRRSLSDDASEEDQA from the coding sequence ATGTCCGCTGACCACGCCCGGTCCGAGCCCGCGCACGAGGACCTGATGTCCCAGCGAGAGGAGCTCATCGACGCCGAGCAGGAGCTCAAGCATCAGGGACCCTCTGCCGGCGCGCTGCGCGCGGCGGAGGCGTTGCGCGACGTCGCGGCGGTGCCCGGCGTGGCCAAGCCGGACCCGATCCTCGTCGCGGACGGCGTGGTCCGGCAGTTCGGTGGCCTCACCGCCGTCGACGTGGACCACCTCGAGGTGCAGCGTGGCACGATCACCGCCCTCATCGGTCCCAACGGGGCCGGCAAGTCGACGTTCTTCAACCTGGTCAGCGGTTTCGACACGCCGACGAGCGGGACGTGGTCCTTCGACGGCAAGGACGTCAGCGGGTGGGCCGCCTACCGCATCGCCCGCCTGGGCATGGTGCGGACCTTCCAGCTGACCAAGGCCCTGATGCGGCTGACGACCCTGGAGAACGTCATGCTGGGGGCCACCGACCAGGCGGGGGAGAGCCTGTGGCGCGCGCCGCTGCGCTTCCTCTGGGCCGGGCAGGAGCGGGAGAACCGGGCCCGGGCCGAGGTGCTGCTGGAGCGCTTCAGGCTCACCCACATGCGCGACGAGTTCGCCGGCACCATGTCGGGGGGGCAGCGCAAGCTGCTGGAGATGGCCAGGGCGATGATGGTCGACCCCTCGTTGCTGATGCTCGACGAGCCGATGGCGGGCGTCAACCCCGCCCTGACCCAGTCGTTGCTGGGGCACATCCAGGCGCTGCGCGACGACGGTGTCTCCATCGTCCTGGTCGAGCACGACATGGACGTGATCATGTCCATCAGCGACTGGGTGGTCTGCTTCGCCGAGGGCAAGGTGATCGCCGAGGGGCGTCCGGACGACATCCGTCGGGACCGGGCGGTCATCGACGCCTACCTGGGGACCAGGCGCAGCCTGTCCGACGACGCTTCCGAGGAGGACCAGGCATGA
- a CDS encoding branched-chain amino acid ABC transporter permease yields MAILSNALRGALGPEAAIYALAAVGLNLHFGYTGLLNFGHVGFMLVGAYGTAVPVIAWGSPLWVGILVGMACAVVLALLLGIPTLRLRGDYLAIATIAAGEVLRYLYRSEWAEPLTGGVFGITQFANGFYAFNPFTGPLALGPLNFSRNALWVMTVGWGAALLAALLVALLVHSPWGRVLRSVREDEMAARSLGKNVFVYKMQSLVLGGVMGALAGSLLAINTQALSPDVFMPILTFYLWTIVILGGASRIMGPILGSVVFWFLLTSLDSLLRQAISSGVIPTSVLDSSDVGAIRFAAVGLGLMLLMLFRPAGLLGNQKELRLDVR; encoded by the coding sequence ATGGCAATCCTCAGCAACGCCCTGCGGGGCGCGCTCGGCCCGGAGGCGGCGATCTACGCACTCGCCGCCGTGGGCCTGAACCTGCACTTCGGCTACACCGGGCTGCTCAACTTCGGGCACGTGGGCTTCATGCTCGTCGGGGCCTACGGCACGGCGGTGCCGGTGATCGCCTGGGGCAGCCCGCTGTGGGTGGGCATCCTCGTCGGTATGGCGTGCGCCGTGGTGCTGGCGCTCCTGCTCGGCATCCCGACGCTGCGGTTGCGCGGCGACTACCTCGCGATCGCCACGATCGCGGCGGGCGAGGTGCTGCGCTACCTCTACCGCTCGGAGTGGGCCGAGCCGCTGACCGGCGGTGTCTTCGGCATCACTCAGTTCGCCAACGGCTTCTACGCCTTCAACCCCTTCACCGGACCGCTCGCCCTCGGCCCGCTGAACTTCTCCCGGAACGCCCTGTGGGTGATGACCGTGGGGTGGGGCGCGGCGCTGCTGGCCGCGCTGCTCGTGGCGCTCCTCGTCCACTCGCCGTGGGGCCGCGTGCTGCGGTCCGTGCGGGAGGACGAGATGGCCGCCCGCAGCCTGGGCAAGAACGTCTTCGTCTACAAGATGCAGAGCCTGGTCCTCGGCGGGGTCATGGGTGCGCTGGCGGGTTCCCTGCTGGCGATCAACACGCAGGCGCTCAGCCCCGACGTCTTCATGCCGATCCTCACCTTCTACCTGTGGACGATCGTCATCCTGGGCGGGGCGAGCCGGATCATGGGTCCCATCCTGGGATCCGTCGTGTTCTGGTTCCTGCTCACCTCGCTGGACTCGCTGCTGCGGCAGGCCATCAGCAGCGGCGTCATCCCCACGAGCGTGCTGGACAGCAGCGATGTCGGCGCGATCCGCTTCGCAGCCGTCGGCCTCGGCCTGATGCTGCTGATGCTGTTCCGCCCGGCCGGGCTGCTGGGCAACCAGAAGGAGTTGCGTCTCGATGTCCGCTGA
- a CDS encoding DUF554 domain-containing protein yields the protein MDGAFPGLGTVVNVVAVLLGAGLGMLAGHRLPERVRGVVTDCLGLVTLLVAILSALDVTSPALVSAVGSGAPVLIVLGSLLIGGILGALLRIEDRLESLAGVVQRRVQRDDDVEGGEHGKDERERFIEGWLTASLLFCVGPLTILGSLSDGLGRGIDQLALKSALDFFAAIAFASTFGVGVLLSAVSVAVVQGSLTVLGLTLGAVVSEAQVAALTAVGGLLLVGIALRLLHIRQIPVGDLLPALVVAPVLVTLVGQLR from the coding sequence ATGGACGGAGCCTTCCCAGGCCTGGGGACCGTGGTCAACGTCGTCGCCGTTCTCCTCGGCGCCGGCCTCGGCATGCTGGCCGGGCATCGGCTGCCCGAGCGGGTCCGGGGCGTGGTGACCGACTGCCTCGGCCTGGTCACCCTGCTCGTCGCCATCCTCAGCGCCCTCGACGTCACCTCCCCGGCGCTGGTGTCGGCCGTCGGCAGCGGCGCCCCCGTGCTCATCGTCCTGGGCAGCCTGCTGATCGGGGGGATCCTGGGGGCGCTGCTGCGGATCGAGGACCGCCTGGAGTCGCTGGCCGGCGTGGTCCAGCGCCGGGTGCAGCGCGACGACGACGTCGAGGGAGGCGAGCACGGCAAGGACGAGCGGGAGCGCTTCATCGAGGGCTGGCTGACCGCCTCGCTGCTCTTCTGCGTGGGCCCGCTCACCATCCTGGGTTCGCTGTCGGACGGGCTGGGCCGGGGCATCGACCAGCTGGCGCTGAAGTCGGCGCTCGACTTCTTCGCCGCGATCGCCTTCGCCTCCACCTTCGGTGTCGGCGTGCTGCTCTCGGCGGTGTCCGTGGCGGTGGTGCAGGGCTCGCTCACCGTCCTGGGCCTCACCCTCGGGGCGGTGGTGTCCGAGGCGCAGGTGGCGGCGCTGACCGCGGTGGGCGGTCTGCTCCTGGTGGGCATCGCGCTGCGGCTGCTCCACATCCGCCAGATCCCGGTGGGGGACCTGCTGCCGGCGCTGGTGGTGGCGCCGGTGCTGGTCACGCTGGTGGGGCAGCTGCGCTAG
- a CDS encoding branched-chain amino acid ABC transporter permease: MRARVMSLFAALLLTVMLVPGAAAAALSHSSSPPTAAVPAAVLSQDDAAKSTAPPQDEAAQSIRGSIRGPDRQPISGLTITVTQDGTEVGSGTTDDKGQWEVPLPEPGTYSASIDPAQLPEGVVPRTEDGAQIDGVVVRPGAQQGVIFQLAAGAGGEDGAAAPPAAGGTSFARQFIQLTVEGIKFGAIIAITAVGLSLVFGTTRLINFAHGEYVTFGAIMAFFLSVTPLNLPVWLAGILAMILTALLAGGVELTVWRPMRRKSAGLIQQFIVAIGLALVVRHILLVLFGSRRRQYDEYNLQQSMDLGLFRITPRDLIVTLIAFALMGLVAFMLERTRVGKAMRAVNDNQDLASASGINVERIIMIVWLLGGALAGLGGVLFGLTQAVYPDMGFQLLLLMFAAVILGGLGSAYGAMVGAIAIGLVSQLSTLWFPASLQNMWALLVMILVLLVRPQGFFGRRERVG; encoded by the coding sequence GTGCGCGCCCGCGTCATGTCATTGTTCGCGGCGCTGCTCCTGACCGTGATGCTGGTGCCCGGCGCTGCCGCCGCGGCGCTCAGTCACAGCTCCTCGCCACCGACGGCGGCCGTGCCCGCCGCGGTGCTGAGCCAGGACGACGCCGCCAAGAGCACCGCACCACCCCAGGACGAGGCTGCCCAGTCGATACGCGGAAGCATCCGCGGGCCGGACCGGCAGCCGATCAGTGGTCTGACCATCACGGTGACCCAGGACGGCACCGAGGTCGGCAGCGGCACGACCGACGACAAGGGCCAGTGGGAGGTCCCGTTGCCCGAGCCCGGCACCTACTCCGCCTCGATCGACCCGGCACAGCTGCCGGAGGGCGTGGTGCCCCGGACCGAGGACGGCGCGCAGATCGACGGCGTGGTCGTCCGGCCGGGGGCGCAGCAGGGCGTGATCTTCCAGCTCGCCGCGGGCGCCGGGGGGGAGGACGGGGCCGCGGCGCCCCCGGCGGCAGGCGGCACGTCGTTCGCGCGACAGTTCATCCAGCTGACCGTGGAGGGCATCAAGTTCGGTGCGATCATCGCGATCACCGCGGTCGGCCTGTCGCTGGTGTTCGGCACGACCCGGCTGATCAACTTCGCCCACGGCGAGTACGTCACCTTCGGCGCGATCATGGCGTTCTTCCTCTCCGTCACCCCCCTGAACCTGCCCGTCTGGCTGGCCGGGATCCTGGCGATGATCCTCACCGCGCTCCTGGCGGGCGGGGTCGAGCTCACCGTCTGGCGCCCGATGCGGCGCAAGAGCGCCGGCCTGATCCAGCAGTTCATCGTGGCGATCGGGCTGGCCCTGGTGGTCCGGCACATCCTGCTGGTGCTGTTCGGGTCCCGGCGCCGTCAGTACGACGAGTACAACCTCCAGCAGTCGATGGACCTCGGACTGTTCCGCATCACGCCCCGAGACCTGATCGTCACGCTCATCGCGTTCGCCCTCATGGGCCTCGTCGCCTTCATGCTGGAGCGCACCCGGGTCGGCAAGGCGATGCGAGCCGTCAACGACAACCAGGACCTGGCGTCCGCCTCCGGCATCAACGTCGAGCGGATCATCATGATCGTCTGGCTCCTGGGCGGCGCCCTCGCGGGCCTCGGCGGCGTGCTGTTCGGGCTGACCCAGGCGGTCTACCCCGACATGGGCTTCCAGCTGCTGCTCCTGATGTTCGCCGCCGTCATCCTCGGCGGCCTCGGCAGCGCCTACGGCGCGATGGTCGGTGCGATCGCCATCGGGCTGGTCTCCCAGCTCTCCACGCTGTGGTTCCCCGCCTCGCTGCAGAACATGTGGGCGCTTCTCGTCATGATCCTGGTGCTCCTGGTCCGCCCGCAGGGCTTCTTCGGACGCCGCGAGCGAGTGGGATGA